In one Nicotiana tomentosiformis chromosome 6, ASM39032v3, whole genome shotgun sequence genomic region, the following are encoded:
- the LOC104113307 gene encoding iron-sulfur protein required for NADH dehydrogenase, mitochondrial, whose translation MKRFLKHFSIGGVREFSVQNARNPNTQKSLKIEGIKDIIAVASGKGGVGKSTTAVNLAVSLAKRCQLKVGLLDADIYGPSIPMMMRLQGKPELSNDRKMIPIESYGVKCISIGSLVDEREAIVWRGPMVMKALEQLTRGVDWGILDVLVIDMPPGTGDTQISISQRLQLSGGLIVSTPQDVALLDARRGVKMFSKVNVPILGILENMSYFKCPKCNEASYIFGQGGARKTAEEMGLKFLGEIPLEVEIRSGSDEGVPIVMSKPDSVISQVYGEVAEKVVIRLEEVDKEQNFMPDISL comes from the exons ATGAAGCGTTTCTTGAAACATTTCAGT aTTGGAGGGGTGAGGGAATTTTCTGTGCAAAATGCAAGAAATCCCAATACCCAAAAAAGCCTAAAGATTGAAGGGATTAAAGATATAATTGCAGTTGCTTCTGGTAAAGGTGGAGTTGGCAAGTCCACTACCGCTG TTAATTTGGCTGTTTCACTTGCCAAAAGGTGTCAACTTAAAGTTGGGTTGCTGGATGCGGATATATATGGGCCTTCAATTCCTATGATGATGAGACTCCAGGGAAAGCCGGAACTGAGCAATG ATAGGAAGATGATTCCAATTGAAAGCTATGGAGTTAAGTGTATATCGATTGGATCTCTTGTAGACGAAAGGGAAGCAATTGTGTGGAGAGGGCCTATG GTAATGAAAGCCCTTGAACAGTTGACAaggggagttgattggggtatcTTAGATGTTCTTGTGATAGATATGCCTCCTGGTACGGGTGATACACAGATATCTATTTCCCAGAGGCTACAATTATCAG GAGGGTTGATTGTTTCGACTCCTCAAGATGTTGCTTTACTGGATGCTCGCAGAGGGGTTAAAATGTTCTCCAAAGTTAATGTTCCG ATATTGGGAATTTTGGAGAATATGAGCTACTTTAAGTGCCCGAAATGCAATGAAGCATCCTATATCTTTGGCCAAGGAGGAGCTCGTAAAACAGCTGAGGAGATGGGTCTGAAATTTCTTGGTGAG ATACCACTTGAGGTAGAGATCAGAAGTGGTTCGGATGAAGGTGTTCCCATTGTTATGTCAAAGCCTGATTCTGTAATCTCTCAAGTATATGGCGAGGTGGCTGAAAAAGTTGTCATACGGCTTGAAGAGGTAGATAAGGAGCAAAATTTCATGCCAGATATATCTCTTTAA